A region of Neovison vison isolate M4711 chromosome 7, ASM_NN_V1, whole genome shotgun sequence DNA encodes the following proteins:
- the CLEC18C gene encoding C-type lectin domain family 18 member C, protein MLGLAPSARLGGPWPGLLPVLLALLGMAQTEPKLLPLQAEQAPMPGALSSKETFLLLSVHNRLRSRVQPPAANMQRMDWSESLAQWAQARAALCGAPVPSPASAPRAPQQVGWNVQLLPAGSASFVSVVGLWFAEGRRYSHAAAECAHNATCTHYTQLVWATSSRLGCGRHRCSGAQAEMEAFVCAYSPGGNWEVNGKTIVPYKKGSWCSLCTASVSGCFKAWDHTGGLCEVPRNPCRMSCRNQGRLNVSTCHCHCPPGYTGRYCQVRCSVQCVHGRFREEECSCVCDVGYGGAQCATKVHFPFHTCDLRIDGDCFLVSSEADTYYGAKMKCQGKGGMLAQIESQKVQDILAFYLGRLETTNEVTDSDFETRNFWIGLTYKTTKDSFRWTTGEHQSFTSFAFGQPDNQGFGNCVELQASAAFDWNDQRCKTRNRYICQFAEEHISRWDPGP, encoded by the exons ATGCTGGGGCTGGCGCCCTCCGCCCGGCTGGGGGGCCCCTGGCCTGGCCTCCTGCCCGTGCTCCTGGCTCTCCTTGGCATGGCCCAGACGGAGCCAAAGTTACTCCCACTGCAGGCGGAACAGGCTCCGATGCCTGGAG CCCTGAGCAGTAAGGAGACGTTCCTGCTCCTCTCCGTGCACAACCGTCTGCGTAGCCGGGTGCAGCCCCCCGCGGCCAACATGCAGAGAATG GACTGGAGCGAGAGCCTGGCCCAATGGGCTCAGGCCAGGGCGGCCCTGTGCGGTGCCCCAGTCCCGAGCCCCGCGTCAGCACCTCGAGCCCCCCAGCAAGTAGGCTGGAATGTGCAGCTGCTGCCGGCAGGCTCGGCGTCCTTCGTCAGCGTGGTGGGCCTGTGGTTCGCAGAGGGGCGGCGGTACAGCCACGCGGCCGCCGAGTGTGCCCACAACGCCACCTGCACCCACTACACTCAG CTCGTGTGGGCCACGTCGAGCCGGCTGGGCTGTGGGCGGCATCGGTGCTCTGGGGCCCAGGCCGAGATGGAAGCCTTCGTCTGTGCCTACTCTCCCGG GGGCAACTGGGAGGTAAACGGGAAGACCATCGTCCCCTATAAGAAGGGCTCCTGGTGTTCGCTCTGCACAGCCAGCGTCTCGGGCTGCTTCAAAGCCTGGGACCACACAGGAGGGCTCTGTG AGGTCCCCAGGAACCCATGTCGCATGAGCTGCCGGAACCAGGGACGCCTCAACGTCAGCACCTGCCACTGCCACTGTCCCCCCGGCTACACGGGCAGATATTGCCAAG tGCGCTGCAGCGTACAGTGTGTTCACGGCCGGTTCCGGGAAGAGGAGTGTTCCTGCGTCTGTGACGTCGGCTATGGGGGAGCCCAGTGTGCCA CCAAGGTGCACTTTCCCTTCCACACTTGTGACCTGAGGATCGACGGAGACTGCTTCCTGGTGTCTTCGGAGGCAGACACCTACTACGGAGCCAAGATGAAATGCCAG GGAAAGGGCGGGATGCTGGCCCAGATCGAGAGCCAGAAAGTGCAGGACATCCTCGCCTTCTACCTGGGCCGCCTGGAGACCACCAATGAGGTGACCGACAGTGACTTTGAGACCAGAAACTTCTGGATCG GGCTCACCTACAAGACCACCAAGGACTCCTTCCGCTGGACCACGGGGGAGCACCAGTCCTTTACGAGTTTCGCCTTTGGGCAGCCTGACAACCAGGG GTTCGGCAACTGTGTGGAACTACAGGCGTCCGCCGCCTTCGACTGGAACGACCAGCGCTGCAAAACCCGAAACCGTTACATCTGCCAGTTTG CTGAGGAGCACATTTCCCGGTGGGACCCGGGGCCCTGA
- the EXOSC6 gene encoding exosome complex component MTR3, with product MPGDHRRIRGPEESQPPQLYAADEDEAPAARDPTRLRPVYARAGLLSQAKGSAYLEAGGTKVLCAVSGPRQAEGSERGGGPAGAGGEAPAALRGRLLCDFRRAPFAGRRRRAPPGGGEERELALALQEALEPAVRLGRYPRAQLEVSALLLEDGGSALAAALTAAALALADAGVEMYDLVVGCGLSRTPEPAPTWLLDPTRLEEEHAAAGLTVALMPVLNQVAGLLGSGEGGPTESWAEAVRLGLEGCQRLYPVLQQCLVRAARRRGAAAPS from the coding sequence ATGCCCGGAGACCACCGCCGAATCCGCGGACCCGAGGAGTCGCAGCCGCCACAGCTGTACGCGGCCGACGAGGATGAGGCGCCCGCCGCTCGCGACCCGACGCGGCTGCGGCCCGTGTACGCGCGCGCCGGGCTGCTGAGCCAGGCCAAGGGCTCGGCCTACCTGGAGGCGGGAGGCACCAAGGTGCTGTGCGCCGTGTCCGGCCCGCGCCAGGCCGAGGGCAGCGAGCGCGGCGGCGGCCCGGCCGGAGCGGGCGGCGAGGCCCCGGCCGCCCTGCGCGGCCGCCTGCTCTGCGACTTCCGCCGCGCGCCCTTCGCGGGCCGCCGGCGCCGCGCGCCCCCGGGCGGCGGGGAGGAGCGCGAGCTGGCGCTGGCCCTGCAGGAGGCGCTGGAGCCGGCGGTGCGCCTGGGCCGCTACCCGCGCGCGCAGCTCGAGGTGTCGGCGCTGCTGCTCGAGGACGGCGGCTCGGCGCTGGCCGCCGCGCTCACGGCCGCCGCGCTCGCCCTGGCAGACGCGGGCGTCGAGATGTACGACCTGGTGGTGGGCTGCGGCCTGAGCCGCACGCCGGAGCCGGCGCCCACCTGGCTGCTGGACCCCACGCGACTCGAGGAGGAGCACGCCGCCGCCGGCCTCACCGTGGCGCTCATGCCGGTGCTCAACCAGGTGGCCGGGCTGCTGGGCAGCGGGGAGGGCGGCCCAACCGAGAGCTGGGCCGAGGCAGTGCGTCTGGGCCTGGAGGGCTGCCAGCGCCTCTACCCCGTCTTGCAGCAGTGCTTGGTGCGGGCTGCGCGCCGGAGGGGCGCCGCCGCGCCGTCCTGA
- the AARS1 gene encoding alanine--tRNA ligase, cytoplasmic codes for MDSTLTASEIRQRFIDFFKRNEHTYVHSSATIPLDDPTLLFANAGMNQFKPIFLNTIDPSHPMAKLSRAANTQKCIRAGGKHNDLDDVGKDVYHHTFFEMLGSWSFGDYFKELACKMALELLTQEFGIPVERLYVTYFGGDEAAGLEPDLECKQIWQNLGLDDSKILPGNMKDNFWEMGDTGPCGPCSEIHYDRIGGRDAAHLVNQDDPNVLEIWNLVFIQYNRESDGILKPLPKKSIDTGMGLERLVSVLQNKMSNYDTDLFVPYFEAIQKGTGARPYSGKVGADDADGIDMAYRVLADHARTITVALADGGRPDNTGRGYVLRRILRRAVRYSHEKLNASRGFFATLVDVVVQSLGDAFPELKKDPDMVKDIINEEEVQFLKTLSRGRRILDRKIQSLGDCKTIPGDTAWLLYDTYGFPVDLTGLIAEEKGLVVDMDGFEEERKLAQLKSQGKGAGGEDLIMLDIYAIEELREKGLEATDDSPKYNYHSDSSGSYAFESAVATVMALRRDKMFVEEVCTGQECGVVLDKTCFYAEQGGQIYDEGYLVKVEDNSEDKTEFTVKNAQVRGGYVLHIGTIYGSLRVGDQVRLFIDEPRRRPIMSNHTATHILNFALRSVLGEADQRGSLVAPDRLRFDFTAKGAMSTQQIKKAEEIANQMIEAAKPVYTQDCPLAAAKAIQGLRAVFDETYPDPVRVVSIGVPVSELLDDPSGPAGSLTSVEFCGGTHLRNSSHAGTFVIVSEEAIAKGIRRIVAVTGAEAQKALRKAESLKNSLSVMEAKVKAQTAPNKDVQREIADLGEALATAVIPQWQKDEFRENLKSLKKIMDDLDRASKADVQKRVLEKTKQLIDSNPNQPLVILEMESGASAKALNEALKLFKTHSPQTSAMLFTVDNEAGKITCLCQVPQNAANRGLKASEWVQQVSGLMDGKGGGKDVSAQATGKNVGCLQEALELATSFAQLRLGDVKN; via the exons ttCAAACCCATCTTTCTGAACACTATTGACCCATCTCACCCCATGGCCAAGCTGAGCAGAGCTGCCAATACCCAGAAGTGCATCCGGGCTGGGGGCAAACACAACGACCTGGATGACGTGGGCAAGGATGTCTATCATCACACCTTCTTTGAGATGCTGGGCTCCTGGTCTTTCGGAGATTACTTCAAG gaATTGGCATGTAAGATGGCTTTGGAGCTTCTCACCCAAGAGTTTGGCATTCCAGTTGAGAGGCTTTATGTTACTTACTTTGGTGGGGATGAAGCAGCTGGCTTAGAACCAGACCTGGAGTGCAAACAGATCTGGCAAAACTTGGG GCTGGATGACTCCAAAATCCTCCCTGGCAACATGAAGGATAACTTCTGGGAGATGGGTGACACGGGCCCATGTGGTCCCTGCAGTGAGATTCACTATGACCGGATTGGTGGCCGGGATGCTGCACACCTCGTCAACCAGGATGACCCCAACGTGCTGGAGATTTGGAACCTTGTCTTCATCCAGTATAACAG GGAAAGCGATGGCATTTTGAAACCTCTTCCTAAGAAAAGCATCGACACAGGGATGGGCCTGGAGCGACTGGTGTCTGTACTGCAGAATAAGATGTCCAACTATGACACTGACCTTTTTGTTCCTTACTTTGAAGCCATTCAGAAG GGCACAGGTGCCCGGCCATACTCGGGGAAAGTTGGTGCCGATGATGCTGATGGGATCGATATGGCCTATCGGGTGCTGGCTGACCATGCCCGGACCATCACCGTGGCACTGGCTGACGGTGGCCGACCTGACAACACAGGGCGGGG GTATGTGTTGAGACGGATTCTCCGCCGGGCTGTCCGATATTCCCATGAGAAACTCAATGCCAGCAGGGGGTTCTTTGCCACGTTAGTAGATGTTGTCGTCCAGTCGTTG GGTGATGCATTTCCTGAGCTGAAGAAGGACCCAGATATGGTGAAGGACATCATAAATGAAGAAGAAGTGCAGTTTCTTAAGACTCTCAGCAGAGGGCGCCGCATCTTGGACAGGAAAATTCAGAGCCTGGGAGACTGTAAAACCATTCCTG GGGACACTGCTTGGCTCCTCTATGACACCTATGGGTTTCCAGTGGATCTCACAGGACTGATTGCTGAAGAGAagggcctggtggtggatatGGATGGATTTGAAGAGGAGAGGAAACTGGCCCAG CTGAAATCACAGGGCAAGGGAGCTGGAGGGGAAGACCTCATTATGCTGGACATCTATGCTATTGAAGAGCTCCGGGAGAAGGGTCTGGAAGCAACAGATGATTCCCCAAAGTATAATTACCATTCGGACTCCAGTGGGAGCTATG CATTTGAAAGCGCGGTGGCGACAGTGATGGCTCTGCGCAGGGACAAGATGTTCGTGGAGGAAGTGTGCACGGGCCAGGAGTGTGGAGTGGTGCTGGACAAGACCTGTTTCTATGCCGAGCAAGGCGGGCAGATCTATGATGAAGGCTACCTGGTGAAGGTTGAGGACAACAGTGAAGAT AAAACAGAATTCACAGTGAAGAACGCTCAGGTgcgaggagggtatgtgctgcaCATAGGGACCATCTATGGCAGCCTGAGAGTCGGGGACCAGGTCCGGCTGTTTATTGATGAG CCCCGACGGAGGCCCATCATGAGCAACCACACGGCCACGCACATCCTGAACTTTGCCCTGCGCTCCGTGCTCGGGGAAGCGGACCAGAGAGGCTCCCTGGTTGCTCCCGACCGCCTTCGGTTTGACTTCACTGCCAAGGGAGCCATGTCCACCCAGCAGATCAAGAAGGCCGAAGAGATAGCCAACCAGATGATTGAGGCAGCCAAG CCTGTCTACACCCAGGATTGTCCCCTGGCAGCAGCTAAAGCCATCCAGGGCCTACGGGCTGTGTTTGATGAAACCTACCCAGACCCTGTGCGAGTCGTCTCCATTGGGGTCCCCGTGTCCGAGCTGCTGGATGACCCCTCTGGCCCTGCTGGCTCACTCACTTCCGTTGAGTTCTGTGGGGGAAC GCACCTGCGGAATTCAAGTCACGCGGGCACTTTTGTGATTGTGAGTGAAGAAGCTATTGCCAAGGGCATCCGGAGGATCGTTGCCGTCACGGGGGCCGAAGCCCAGAAG GCCCTCAGGAAAGCAGAGAGCTTGAAGAACTCTCTCTCAGTCATGGAGGCCAAAGTGAAGGCTCAGACTGCGCCAAATAAGGATGTGCAGAGGGAGATTGCTGACCTTGGTGAG GCCCTGGCCACTGCAGTCATCCCCCAGTGGCAGAAGGATGAATTCCGGGAGAATCTCAAATCTCTGAAGAAGATCATGGATGACCTAGACCGGGCTAGCAAAGCCGATGTTCAGAAGCGC GTGTTGGAGAAGACAAAGCAGCTCATCGACAGCAACCCCAACCAGCCCCTTGTCATCTTGGAGATGGAGAGCGGCGCCTCGGCCAAG GCCCTGAATGAAGCCTTGAAGCTCTTCAAGACACATTCCCCTCAGACCTCTGCCATGCTCTTCACAGTGGACAATGAAGCTGGCAAGATCACGTGCCTGTGTCAAGTCCCCCAG aatgcaGCCAACCGGGGCCTGAAAGCCAGTGAGTGGGTGCAGCAGGTGTCAGGCCTGATGGACGGCAAGGGTGGTGGCAAAGATGTGTCAGCTCAGGCCACAGGCAAGAATGTGGGCTGCCTGCAGGAGGCGCTGGAGCTGGCCACTTCCTTTGCGCAGCTCCGCCTGGGAGATGTGAAGAactga